AGCGGCTCGGAGGACCCGAGCCTCTTGATCCTGGTCTTCGTCGTCACCTCGGTGTGTTTGTGGCTGGGCACGAGCAGTCCCACGGCGGTCCGCCGCTACGTGGTCGGGCTTCAGGTAGTGCTTCTGTGGGCGGCGCTGGTGCTTGCCTATCTAGCTCTCGGCTGTGCCGATGCCCTGCTGTTCCTCTCCGCGCCAGCCTTGCTGGCAGCCCTGGGGGTGAACCCGGCGGCGGGAGTCGGCGTCGCTGCCTCTGGTGCGGCCGTGATCGCTCTACGTTGGCCGGAGGTGGATCGGGTCGCAGTCCAGGCGCTGTTCCTGCTCATGATGGTGGCCGGGCTGGGTGCGCCCATGGCGGGACGCCTGCGGGCTCATCTCCAGGAGGCCTGGGCGTTCACCCAGCATGCAGCGGACCTGTCTCGAGAGCTGCGGATGCGGCAGGAGGAGGTGAACAAGCTAAACAAAGCACTCACCACCGCAAACGGCCTGCTGAAGCGAAGCCTGCGCGAGTTGACCCTTGCCCAGCAGGAGGCACTGGAGGCCCGAAGGCTGAAGGAGCAGTTCGCCACCACCGTGAGCCACGAGTTGCGTACACCGCTGAACACGATCCTGGGGTTTCTGGAGGTAATGCAGCGCTATCCGGAAGTGTACGGCGACGTGACCTGGACGACGGAGTTGCGCCGGGACATCAGCGAGATCCAGGTAAGCGCCCGCTACCTCTCGGGGCTGGTGGACGACATCCTGGACCTCGCCCGCGTTCAGGCTCTGCACATCCCCGTGAGGCGCGAGGATGTGGACATCGCTCAGGTGATAGCCGAGGCGGCAGACCTGGCGAGGAGGCTGCTCGCCGGCAACAAGGACGTTGAGTTGAGGTTGGAGCTGCCACAGGGCCTGCCCCAACTCAACGTGGACCGGATGAGGATCCAGCAGGTCATTCTGAACTTGCTAGCCAACGCCTGCCGTTTCACCGAGAGGGGTCACATTCAAGTTGAGGCTGAGTTCACCGGCGAGGAGGTAGTGGTCTCCGTGTCCGACACCGGGGCGGGCATCCCGGCTCACGAGATCCCCCGCATCTTCGAGGAGTTCCACCGCGCCAGCGCTGCATCGGCAAGTGGGCTGGGCAGCGCGGGCAGTGGCCTGGGGCTGGCCATCGCCAAGAGATTCGTCCAGATGCACGGGGGGCGGATCTGGGTCGAGAGCCAGCCCGGGGAGGGCAGCACCTTTAGCTTCAGCCTGCCGTTGACGGCCAAGCAGGTGTCACCCTTGAGCCTGCCGCGTCCTCAGGGCACTTCACGGCCCGCTGGAAGGCCCTCGCTCGTCCTAGTGGGTGACGAGCACGGGGCGTCCTTCCTCTCTCGCCGGCTGGAGGGGTACGAACTCCTGGTGGCGGCCGATGTGCGGGAGGCCCGAAGCCTGGTCTATGACCGTCACCCCGATGCCGTCTTGCTCGATATCCCGCTGGAGAGCGGGGAGAAGGGCTTCGGCCTGGCGCCGCGCATACTGCCTGAGCCGGTGCCGGTGATTAGCTGCTCCCTGCCCGGGAGCCGCAGGCACGTCGGCAGTGACCTCTTCGCCGAGTGGCTGATGAAGCCGATTAATAGCGACCGACTGGCCGAGGCTCTCAGGAACGGCCCGAGGGCCAGTCGGGTCATGGTTGTGGACGACGACGCGTCCTTCGTCCGTCTCATCGAGAGGTACCTGGAGGTGGGGTCCATTGGGGCTCCGGAGATCGCCTGTGCCCGGAGCGGGGAGGAGGCGCTGGCTCTGGCGCGGAAGTTCAAGCCGGACGTGGTGCTTCTCGACATGGCCCTGCCCGGGATAGACGGCTGGGAGGTGGCTCGGTCACTGCGGGAAGAGGAGCTGGACCCTCAGCCTAGATTGGTGGCGGTCACGGCTCTGGACCCCACCCAAGGGCTGGCCGGGAGCGCGCGCACCTTCTCGGTGACCAAGTCCGTGGGGCTGTCGGAGGGAGAGACGGTTGGGCTCATCCAGGCATGCCTGGCTCAGCTCAGGCCAGCCTACTCCTGCGACTCACCTGTCTCAGAGCCTTGAGTAGGTCCAGGCGGGAGACAGGCTTGGTAAGGTAGGCGGCAGCTCCCAGCAAGCGGCCCAGTTCCGTGTCCTTGAGGACGGAGCAGATCACTACGGGCACCTCCCGCGTCCGTGGGTCTGCCTGCAGGGCTCTGAGGACAGTCCAGCCGTCGGCATCGGACATCATGATGTCGAGCACCACAGCGTCAATGTCACGGGTGGCTACCCATTCGCACGCCAGGCGCGGGTGTGGTACCCGGACCGGGTCCCACTCGCTGGTAGCGAGGTAACGCTCGTAGAGAGCCGCCGCGCCGGGGTTGTCCTCCACGATCAGGGCCCGCCGCCGCTTGTCCAGGGGCAGCTCGAGAGAGAGGTTCTGCCTGCCGGTCTCGTCGGTCCAGAGGCGATAGTCCAGCTTCTGCTGCTGCGCGATCAGCAGAGCCGCCTGGACCAGGTCGTGTCGGGCAAGGCGTCGCGAGCCCTCGAGGGGCATCGTAATCGTCACCAGACGAGGCGTTCGCGCCACCGTGATCGTCAACTCGCGTTCGGCTGTCCCCTGAACGACGGCGCTCAGGATCAAGGTGAGTACCTCGCGCAGGACCGCGGGGGTGACGGCCACCGCCAGTTCCGTCTCGGGCTTACAGACCCGTAGGTGCACCCCTTGCTTTTGGGCCAGGGGGGCGACGGTGGCCAGTGCGGCCTCGATCAGGCCCGCCACCTGGACAGTTTCGGGCTTGTGGGCCAGGTGCCGGAGCTCCTCCTCGAAGGCCCCGGCGCGATTCTCGTCAGGTTCCGGGGCCTGGGCTTCCGAACAGTCTGACTCAATCAGCCGGGCCAGCTGTTCCTCGGCCCATCCCAGGTCGCGATAGACCTGTCGCGGGCTGACCGCCAGTTGCCGGGCGACTTCGTCCACTCGAAGGCCGGAGACGTAGCGGAGCCTCAGGCAGTCATAGGCGCGGGAGGCGGTGGCGGAGGGAGCGGAGCGGGAGGCGGGTCGCAGCATCTCGATGGCATCCAACAGCTTGCCGCGGAGCAGCTGGGCTCTTTCCACCATGTCTTCGGTCGACTGGGCCACGGGCAACAGGCTGGCCAGCCGGCAGTTGGCGAGTTCTGCTGGAACGTAGAGGGAAAGCAGGGCCTGATGCACGTCCTCGGCAGTCACTTGTGCCATCGTCTGGTACCAGTGGGGAAGAAGTCGCAGGTCACAACAGGAATTGTCGCAGTTCTGTCAGTGTTGTGTCAACGGCTATGGGCACTCGGGCGCGCGTTGGCCGGGTATAATCGGCAGTAGCGCTTCGTGCGAGGCTGCCGGCACCAGCATCCTCACAGACTCTGCGGAGGCTCAGCAGTGGAGGGTGGCAAGGACAGCTGAGCCGTCGGGTGAGGCCCGATGTCCCCGCTGCGATGGACAAGGCGGCTGGCTCGCCGATGCAGTCAGCGAGACGCCTGGGAGGAGCCGGTTGGGGGTCAGGAAGTGCAGGGAGCCAGGGGAATCCTCCCCATAGCGTGGCTACGTGAAAGGAGGTGTCACGACAAGTTCGCGAGTATGCCAATAGGCAGGGACGAGAGCGTGCTGGTGACCGTATAGTCACGGCGTTTCGTCAGGTGCTGCGTGTTCATGGGAGGGAGAGGAAGCAGATGAACGGCGACAAGCGATACACACGGCGCGGTTTGCTCCAGGCGGGCACGTTCGCGGCTGCAGGGGCCATCCTGGCCTCCTGTGCCCCGGCAACGCTGGCGCCCGTCGCTGAGCAAGAGGAGGCTGGTGCTACCACTGCTGCGCCAGTCGCATCTGGTGCACTCGACATCTGGACGTTCCCGATGACGGAGGACGATCAGGGTATCATCTGGGATCCGCTGATGGAGAGATTCCATGAGGAGTACCCCGATATCAAGACCACCATCGAGATCCTGCCGTGGGGCGGCCGTCGCGAGAAGATGCTGGCGGCCTACGCTGCTGGCCAGGCACCTGACATAGCCGCCACCGACATTGACACGATCCAGCAGTTCGGGCGGAGCGACTGCATGGAGCCGCTGGATGACATCCTGGGCCCGGAGGTATGGTCCGACATCCCGGAGACGCTGTACGCGGGGCTATCCTGGCAGGGCAAGCGGATCATGTACCCGAAAACGTTCTACTGCGATGGCTATGTGGCGAACAAGGCTTTGGTTGCCGAGGTAGGATGGGATCCGGAGACGCCTCCTGCCACGTGGGACGACTTCCGGGAGCTAGGTGCGCTGGCGGCGGAGAAGGGCTACTTCCTCACGGCCGGGACTACGGTCTCCATCTGCTATACCTTCACTGGCTGGGTGTGGCAGGCAGGGGGACGGGAGCTGACCGACGATGGCAACACCAGCCTCATTGACGGCGAAGCGGGCGTGGCTGCCTGTGCCTTCGAGGCCGAGATGTTCGTCAATGGGTGGGTGCCCATTGAGGGAGCAGTGGGCTCGGAGGAGGAGGTGACCAGCACCAGCGACTACTTCCTGCAGGGGCGGCAGGTGCTGAGCTCGGCCATGACCGCGGGGAGCTACGTCATGGCCATGCGCCAGGCACCCGAGATCGAGA
This genomic window from Anaerolineae bacterium contains:
- a CDS encoding extracellular solute-binding protein, with protein sequence MTEDDQGIIWDPLMERFHEEYPDIKTTIEILPWGGRREKMLAAYAAGQAPDIAATDIDTIQQFGRSDCMEPLDDILGPEVWSDIPETLYAGLSWQGKRIMYPKTFYCDGYVANKALVAEVGWDPETPPATWDDFRELGALAAEKGYFLTAGTTVSICYTFTGWVWQAGGRELTDDGNTSLIDGEAGVAACAFEAEMFVNGWVPIEGAVGSEEEVTSTSDYFLQGRQVLSSAMTAGSYVMAMRQAPEIEMILCPALKNVRQVKPGWADCWSIFRNSDKSAAVWLSWMARPENAGFYCSATGYTPPGEKAKEYWQTEPEQIAFMEANSPYTEMNQDNFAWYQLRKLTYAPYRQAAALGKMTPQEAMTAAAAELNAKIQEELAAV
- a CDS encoding response regulator, giving the protein MLKTPSGAIELSWRALQREVGLRAGIVLAAVGYLVWFQQLSSGSEDPSLLILVFVVTSVCLWLGTSSPTAVRRYVVGLQVVLLWAALVLAYLALGCADALLFLSAPALLAALGVNPAAGVGVAASGAAVIALRWPEVDRVAVQALFLLMMVAGLGAPMAGRLRAHLQEAWAFTQHAADLSRELRMRQEEVNKLNKALTTANGLLKRSLRELTLAQQEALEARRLKEQFATTVSHELRTPLNTILGFLEVMQRYPEVYGDVTWTTELRRDISEIQVSARYLSGLVDDILDLARVQALHIPVRREDVDIAQVIAEAADLARRLLAGNKDVELRLELPQGLPQLNVDRMRIQQVILNLLANACRFTERGHIQVEAEFTGEEVVVSVSDTGAGIPAHEIPRIFEEFHRASAASASGLGSAGSGLGLAIAKRFVQMHGGRIWVESQPGEGSTFSFSLPLTAKQVSPLSLPRPQGTSRPAGRPSLVLVGDEHGASFLSRRLEGYELLVAADVREARSLVYDRHPDAVLLDIPLESGEKGFGLAPRILPEPVPVISCSLPGSRRHVGSDLFAEWLMKPINSDRLAEALRNGPRASRVMVVDDDASFVRLIERYLEVGSIGAPEIACARSGEEALALARKFKPDVVLLDMALPGIDGWEVARSLREEELDPQPRLVAVTALDPTQGLAGSARTFSVTKSVGLSEGETVGLIQACLAQLRPAYSCDSPVSEP
- a CDS encoding response regulator, with the translated sequence MAQVTAEDVHQALLSLYVPAELANCRLASLLPVAQSTEDMVERAQLLRGKLLDAIEMLRPASRSAPSATASRAYDCLRLRYVSGLRVDEVARQLAVSPRQVYRDLGWAEEQLARLIESDCSEAQAPEPDENRAGAFEEELRHLAHKPETVQVAGLIEAALATVAPLAQKQGVHLRVCKPETELAVAVTPAVLREVLTLILSAVVQGTAERELTITVARTPRLVTITMPLEGSRRLARHDLVQAALLIAQQQKLDYRLWTDETGRQNLSLELPLDKRRRALIVEDNPGAAALYERYLATSEWDPVRVPHPRLACEWVATRDIDAVVLDIMMSDADGWTVLRALQADPRTREVPVVICSVLKDTELGRLLGAAAYLTKPVSRLDLLKALRQVSRRSRLA